From the genome of Vairimorpha necatrix chromosome 8, complete sequence:
TAAAGTCATAATTATTAGAATCagaagtttttatattgtttttaacaTATGAATCATAGTCAtcaagataataaaaaactatactTGTCGAAATTATTCAAGTATTGACAGGCTTACaatgtaaaatttgtaCTGGCGTTTATAACGTAGGCTTTGATATTAGTCttattgtattttcttATTCTACACAATGTTCACAAAACCTCATGGCTAAAGTCAACTTTTTTGCGCACAACAAACTTTCCTTCTCATCATAAGCTTTTTATAATGTCTTGCATATTGTTGTATGAACTTAAAttaatctttattttcatttctaacaaaaaaattttatttaaataacattctttcaaaaaaaaaattttttataaatttcaaatactTTTATTCTTTGGCACAATAAgagtttttattatcttaAATTTATGGCATCATCTGTCAATATATAATTCATATAAATCCACTGCAGACATACACCATATAATATTCATATAATGTAatcaatatataatttatttgggTATAATATTCGGCttattaattacttttCACAAGATACGCTTACAGTCTCATCTGGCAGTTCAGGACTTCCTTCTGAGATTCACTCATTAGGCTCTCGAAGACCCCTTCCTGATATGTATCGAGCCCATGTCTGGCTGACATAGTTAGGCTTTCTAAAGTCATTTAAGGAATCTTGACTGTATATATGCTTCCGTTCTGGGTTTCAATCTGAGCACTTTGATATGCGTACGGTGAAAATTAGTTACTATTCCATCCCACATCACGTAAGGAATAATTTTCGGCTTGTATTTGTAGAGAGAAGCCACATGATTTACGAGCAAGTCGTATTTACGtttcttatataatattcttatatacttattttttagtactAATTCATTCTGATATTAACTTAAGCGTTCTCAGCAACAATAACATGGATGTGTATCTTGGCATCAATAACATGCGTCGAAAAGTTAGATATATATCAACACAGTTAGTTGACAAAGACTTTAAGAATAATATGGTTAACACATACAAAAAACGATCTGATAGAGGACGAAAAAccaagaaatattttttcaatgtATTAAGCATCACTGAAAGAAAAACAATCTGAAACTTGTTGCAAACTTATAATTTCAATGATGACAagtaaatctaaaaaacacGTTTATTACTAGCTAggttataataaaaattacaaaaaaggTGGATATTAAGAAGGGGTATTATATTCAGAAAACGGTTAGAGTACCtcaaacaataaatttaaattttatcacTAGTGAAACTTTTGTATTTGATActactataaattttaatgaagTAAACTGGTCTAATTCGACCTATTTACATAGggtcataaaaaattgtggTATATATTCCGACCTAGAGACAAAATATTGTCTGTTAAAGTGGTTTATAAAGATGATAATAGTGTaatattagtaaaaaaaatgatgatTTAAATAACATCGATATAAAGATAGACAAAaatacaaacaaataaaaaaagtctGAAGATATTAGCATCAGTACTGAAAATTTGATAAGACaagtattatttttgaaccAATACAAGAGGAACTTGAGTTTTTTGGAGAGACAAATTAACAATCTTTAAAAGGTTTTAACAAAATTGAtgaaaaatctttttttgaaaaatataatacagTTGCACATGAAAGATTACACGTATCTAAAGACAAGGAAGAAATGATAGATCATCGAAAAAATTCAAGATGATCGAAATGAAAAGAATGTCGATAATGAATGTTTGAACGTAACGATAAACGAAAAGAAAACAGAAGCCTAAATATGCacagataaaaaaaaagataaataatAGTTCAAATATCACGAGTCTTATAAATAACGAAAAAATAGGAAAAacattgtaaaatataGTATCAATACTGAGGATATAGAATGTCTTATAGTTTATCCACctctttaatattataattggTTTAGGACTTGTTTCATTGTTTGtacatttattattaagcAATAAATACgaattttataagttttttaCTATACATGCAAGATTTTtcgttttcttttttttaatgatgtagttattttagaaaataatcAACAATTACGCTTTAATCAATATTAACGTTGAGTAGATACAACTTAGtataatacaaaatatatttgggTATAAAATCTTACTTATGGATTTACTTTACAAGCTACAATCACAATCTCTTTTGAAAGTTCAAAGTTCCCTGcttaaaaaacatgttGGGCAAATAAATACCCCCAacctaataaaaatttgtaaatttttatctatattttcttaatacATAAATGTACTTGTGATCTGAATCTagataattttagaaaCATAAGTTCTATGGTTCTGAGCATGTTTTATATACCCTTTCAACTccttttattatataataaacttATAGGCTATGatcaatttataaatcatcAAGGAATAGAAAAAAACCATATTAcatgtatttataattcaataattttttgacatGTGATTTTTTGGTtatcttattattttattaaacaactaaaattttttaaacgatagatttttataatccaAGATCAAAAAGTAACATAAGGTAATAAAATCAGGTAGTGAattgaatttaaataaaaaaattatacttGCTATAAAGAAGGTTTTTATTGCTTTTAACGTATTAATTATTGCTTGGCGCGTAGAAAACTAATTGATCTACAATAAATAAGTTACAGACATTAGAAAGGGTGTTCAATAACAAAACAAACTCTATTAAGTTATAGTAAGCCCTGCTCTTACCATATGCCTATAAAAGCAATTAAAATGACAAACTTTGGTATATGATTAAAAAGTCAGTcatttttagttttatacATAATACTATAAAGCACTCAGTACATTCTTTGTACCTAGTAACTAAATATTAGCATAGtgttattgaaaaataacttgtattatataaatgtcACTATACAAGAAAACGTATGACATTATAAGACTTAAAATTTAAGCAGAATATGATATACTTAGATTACTTTGGTAAGAGATCACCCAATTTTACCAAATAAATGACAAATTCATTACCAGACAGAAGCTTATAAGTTCTAGGCTTATCTACAACTATTATCctaattaataatatcacACGAGGTCTAGAAATCTAAACGGCAATATAAGTGTTAAAGATATAGTATAACATGATTTTCTATTCAcaattgaaaatataagtttaaaaataacaatcATAAACCAAAACACatcaaaaaagaaaaaatgaggatttatcatatttttttacaacaaGTGTCATGAGAATATTATAAAGCTTTGTAGTAAAGATAACTCAAAGATAAGAGTAGAAGCACAAAAAGTAGCGCCTTAaaactaaatataaaataaaccaAATTAGcaagattattttttaagagAAACCAAATTAGAAGTATAAGACAATCATACCCTGtcaacaaaaaacaaacgGATTAGATTCGTGGCGATTTTTGCACTCTACagacaaaaaataagttttaCAAAGTCTAAAAGTATAGTCactaaattttacaatatatgAAGATCTTGGATTGTATAGATACCAAGGGCGATCAAATGTCAATGTAACTAAtactaaatatatatttaattcatTTGTTTTGagaattaataaatcataGAACTAAACATACACTCAGTGCATATTGAAATTGAAGACGATCAAgctaatattattaaacacgagaaaattttatatactaAAAAACTCTGATATTCTTGTACTtgacataaaaaaatcgtaATGTGTTTGGAATGCCCAACCAGAACGATTCACTTCTGTCGAGAATGAAATCAAGAGAAAACgattttttacaaacaaTCAGAACCATAACGAAATTCTGAACATTACCTTTTCTAGCCGTTTATACACTACACTGGAGTTGTAAATAGGCACAATGTAAACAACAATAGTAACCAAATAAAAAGCATATTATAACCTAATAAAATCGACTACAACATTATTAGaacagaaaatataatattttaaatccGAAACTACGATATAATCTGTTAATGTCTAATAAAAGCGTCTAGTGTATAgctatttgaaaaaaagatttatttatattgaatAGTATGTGTAATTTAgccttttaaatatttttgagtCTTTTAACATGAACATACTAATAGTAATCAATATTTGTGAAGAGTTTAATCCCACAAGCAACactaattatttatatactgtaataaaaataaaattaatgtgatatatatgtttaatgtctttgtatttaaaattgtataaaagtttattcttaaaaataaaagatttattgagttaattttcaattatgtTTAGATATTCATAGCACAGCTTTCCCCGGTATCGCTCATGGGATTCAGCTCTTCACTGACTTTGGTTTTTGTGgaattattaatgttttccAACTTCACTTTAGCAGCTTCATTCCCCTTTGCCGACACCACTTCTTTAACAGTCACCATATTCGCTAGTGCGCTTACAGCTCTAGCCACTTCTTCTTCTCCTGCATCCTCCTGATCGTATCCTCGTCGTCGTTCCAAAGAGATGGACTCTAGAGTCTTCTTCATCACAATAGACTGGATATATGCTTCCAGGTAGGGTTGGATTTCTAGCTCCCTGATGTACTTTCTGTGATATTTGGTCACCACTCCATCCCATGTCATTACATAAGGAACTATTCTTGTCCGGGATTTATGTATTAGTCCCAGTTCATTTGCAAGAAggtcatattttcttagtttTTCATTCTCAACTATAGTAAGTCGATCCTGGTTGGTTATACCAACTTcaactattaaaatttctttcttcttcttgtcAAACACAAGAATATCAGGCTTATTATGGGTTACCTTTATATTAGTGGATATTCTCGTATCTACTCTTATTTCTGCACGATCATTTTCCATGATCTCTTGTACTGAGTGTCCACGtattttctttgtcttcttaaacccatatttaatacataGTAAGAGATGAATGCATCTAACTACCTCGTTGTgtcttttcatataatcaaaacCCAACATTCGATCACACTTGGTAGCTAAATGATCCACGGTCTTCCTATGAGATCCACAATGGGGACATTGTCCCTCTTGTCCACAGAAGATATTTCTATCCTGTAGGAAGCAGTAAATTGCTTCGGATCTAGCCTGATTGTTTCCTTTAACCAGCCAGGTAGAAGAGTCCCTAATGCTTACTAAATCATTGTCCCTAGCTTTAAACAACTTTCCATGGTTTGTCCTTATGttaattttgttgtaaaGCGCTTCTTTTTGGGATTCTATTAGCATCTTCTGGGTTATCTCTCCTACAAAGCTATACCTAATCCTTAGATACTCgtttattgtaaacaaGTGGGATTTGCTCTCTGCCTCTACTTTAAGTATCGCTGCCCGTCTTAGTGAGCTATTTCTAGACCCAtctaatgttttataaatattcagaAGCATACTTTCGCTTCTATCTTCGATACTTATGAGGCCTCTGCCCATTTCGGATCTAGGAAGGTATAGTCTTTCCTTGCAGGCTGGCTGCAGATGGACCTGGTACTTGATAAGTACCTGTCGGATATCAAAATCGAGACTTTTGAAATCTATTGgttctaattttaataatcctACATGATAGTTTATTACTGATATTGCATGCTCGTTTATAGCTCGAATCATATTCTTACCATTTAATTGAGTCTTGCACAGTTTTTCAACCCTCTGTAGGATCTCACTTCTTACTTTTTCAAAAGTCTCTCTTTTGATAGCACAAAGTTTATTCATAggtttatttaaaaatatggcaaaaattacttaagtgtcaaaaaattttaggtCAAAATGATTCGAAGATTGACTCTTTGAACTtatcatataaaagaaagatGAAAAATAGTGTTTGATCATTAAAGcgtaaattatatttaaaagataaaaaatgacCAATctacaataaattttatcttttttgtaGATATAAAGCTAAACATTTATcagaatatgaaaaaaactgTTCATGTTTTTTCAGAATACCTttagatattattaatttttttataaattttatttttataactatCATGTTCTAGTATAAAAGAACATACTTTACAGGAAATTGTTctatagaatttttttttttggatAGAAATAAACTtgtaatataatatatataatagaaTCAAAATATACTAATTTAAATGGAAAAGTGATAGAAACTCGATTATTGTTCTATATTgccaaaaaaagaaaatatactATTCGATTAACTTTTCACAAAAACCAAACTCACTTGCAGACACCGGAgatatcatttatttaataattgatttatattttaaattgcaagtttatttttgttttattaatcatcgtttatttaaaacaatatttaaaaatatttgactTAGCTATTTATAACTTTTGGAAGAGTAGATGAGTCTGCTCGAAATTGCATATTTATTAGGAAACTTTcgcttttatttttacgtATGAAACACTGATATGTGGTACTATATACAGTTGGACCAGTTTTGTGCATTACAGTTTGATATCTGATATAAGGCAATGATTGGTAAATTGAGTTACAACAATAACAATATTATCTTTTCAATTATATCCTATAACACTAAATTAACTTTTATGACAACATCATGTAATATATGTGATTGATTCGGCTTCAAAAGATTAATCTgcagttataaaaaaaagtatgtTGAAAATAAGAATAGTTATTTACACACTATCCGCTTACTTTGTATATGTGCTCATTTCATTGTCCTTAAATAGTTAGAcaacatatttaaaacggtcgtttattaaataaaattgcaGTTTTTCCAAAACATTCGCTTTTATTTCACAATTTGATTACGTCAAAAAGGggtattttataagaaattttgGCCCTGAATTGTTCGCCatctaatataaattttaccatttttatttcatggCATGCTGTAAATGTTCTAATactaaacaaaaaactggtataaatttctacaaGTGTTTATGttaaaagtttaaaaatgatattaaattgccaataatttaattttatataatctgataaatttgataattaaTCATATTATCCCATTCTgcatatataatttatagtttCTAAGATGAATCCTGGTTGCTTTAAGCATTAGTTTATGGAACGTCGATTACGAACCAgttagatattttttttaacgcATTAAAACTTAGTACAACTTAATCATCAATGATATTTTCAAGCTACGTTATATCATATTTTCATGGCTTAAAAAACAACCCATATTGTaacaatttaaatttgacaatattaatttttgcatAGTCGTTATAAGTTAATAAATAGTTTAATTTATGATCTTAGAACAAATAAGTAAAAGGtaataaacttttaaatGAATTGTTCAATATaagtaaatatatatatatatgaaaaaagtGAAACCCCATGATATTGATTCTTTTTAATCtgcaatatattttttctattgaGGCCATGTTTATGGTACAAAGAGATGATAGATTCGTAGATGTTTACATAAGTTTAGCagatgaagaaaaaaacacTACCTATTCAATTTCTGAAATGGACGatgattataattttaaatcaattAATACATTCAATCATAAAATCCTAATaggaagaaaatataagacGCATTACTTTCTACCTATAACATTAAAAGAGGGAATGtatattcataaaattttgaattctGTTGCAAATAATAATGTCGAACTGATgaacattataaatttgttctACAATGGTACATATATACTTAAAACTACTATTACAACTGAAGATAAAAAGGTATATTACTTAGAACatggaaaatataattctgTAATACCGGATGATGCTTTCATAGTTAATTCGAAATTACACTTTCAGGAATCAAAAAGCTTATTTGAACTAGAATGGTTAGATATTTTCGATAAACGTGTTGATTATAAACTtccaaaaaaatactttataATACGTTACAGGAAAGTACTAGATGCTAAAGATAAAGATTAACTTGTACATGTATGATATAAAATCctatgtaaaatttttttacattatcACAATTGTAATGGTagcttataaaataattttcagTCTATTGTGAAGCACCGAaagtaaaagaaaaaagtaCCATAGGAATTTGGTATAATTTACGtcaaatataagaaaaactAAATACATTAATTGTCAATAGTTACAAgctaaaattaataaaaaattataatgtttttaagatgatttttttttaattttcattatcGCTAAAACTGATgaaaagtataaaatttcaaatttgtatatcaagtttataaaattaactaATCACTTAATCCACGTAAAAAGTAGTTTAAAGaatgaagaaaatatttataaaaataaacttagACAAAATTAACAGTTCGtatcaagaaaaaaaatcttgcAATagttttgatatattttcagGTTGAGacgaaatttttatttcatcagaaatgaaataacttgaaaaatatgaaagcttgaaatattttttatgagaAAAAAATCTACTCTTTTTTGATTGCATATAACattttacttaaaaatcatcatgaagaaattttttttgtagatTTGTGACtttttaaacaattatTGTAACAAATCTATTTTGTGTTAAATAGCTAATATAAAGCTTTATTGTCTCGTAAtcgaataaaaaattgtaataaaatttttaattatatgtTACAAAACCAACGgtataaaaagatattacttttttattgaataaaGCTCTTCGTTCTTGGTTTTATATCTAAAGAACAAAATTAAGATGTTAGTTTTTTTAGCAAACAAAAACTGTTGAGCATAAAGCATCAAAAAAGCGGAACGGTtcgattttaaaaaattaaaaggtATTACACCAACAGCAAGATGTTTCAGTTTGTGAGCAACTAAATCTTTCCCAAAACTCGTAGTTTTGATGTcgataatttaaatttttataaaaaaatatgatttaaGATTAAATgtggtaaaaaaaaattaggtTGATTTATAGACTTATATCACAAAAACTTTTGTTCATGCAATgggtatttttttaagtaaattGGAACAATATTATTCTATGGACGGCATTGTTGCAGTTATTTGTAGATATGTTTGCCATGTAGTcatatttagaaatttgcATTTAAATGGAACAAAGCATTGACGATGTAGTTTTAGTCTATCagatttcataaatttttatatttattgctATTACTTATTTCAAATCTATATAAAGCCTAAATGATTTCTGTTTGTCAAAATTGCACCTAGTTTTTTAgcatttaattataattagtTGCAGGCTTGTAAATGgcaaattaaaattcaacttaataaaatctaaagACAAATAGTGGTTAAGCACGAATATGACTACAATTATTTGCAATAGCTTTAATCAATATGAGTAAAGTattaaacatttataaatgattttttctCAAAATacgatgttttttttattggcaTAAGAGCTAATTACAAATATTGGAGTATTTATCTATAACAGAAGagtttatttaaaaaaatcaaacattttttacataacaTAAACTTCTTTAACAAACTTCTCAGAACAGCCAAATTATAGTAAATGTTAATGTTTTAATACAGTTAATAgactaaataaaaaatagaacaTTGTTATGTGCACCCTATTGTTTTCTATGTATATACAAGATATGcgataaataaaaaagtaagTTCTCATGAAACCACTCATATTGggtcaaaaaaaaacatatcgCAGTAATACTAAACACAAATGATAACACATCGACTTCTTCACAGAATTGAATATGAGGAAGACTAATACAAAATAGGCCAGTTCAATAAACTTCTAGACGTTGTGATGCTCCTGATTAATtagatattaaataatatatgcTTAATGTTTCTGTACGCGATAATGGTTTTAGTATGCACGATGTCTTTCTAACTTTAATTGAGTGAAAAGCCTTAGCAACATTATATCGAAATTCGATATTTTGCATCGATAAAAAGGTGTTTTACGTTTTATTAATAGGGAAATGATTACTATTTTGAGTTCTTTAGATATCTATATTATGCTGCTTCGACTTTCAAGcaagaaacaaaaataggattgataaaaattatagtacTTTTAATACGTATTTGTTTCTCGTACTGTTATAGGTactttttactttttatacTAATTAGaactaatttataatttaaatttttgatcaATAATGTGTATTTTTTCCACATTTAATTATTCTATAACATGTAGTTGAATATGTttcaaattatatttacaaaataaataaatgctTACCTGATATAGaatattattagaaatttgcGATACTAAGAACTTTAATTATCAaactattttatataaattgtcCCAGTTTTGTAAATGGGTTTGACATTATACTTTGGAATTTATGTGTTTTTCTTGATATACTTTTGAACTTatttaagtaaattttgtttttatcttaaaatgtcaaatatttatataaaaaattatgatttCAAATCATATCAAAATGCTTTTTATTCAGatatatctaaaatatttaattagtaaattttagataaaaattaaatttgttttgacgtttttaatttattaagtttGAGAAATATGCCAAATggtatataaatacaatattttttaatgatcgtattttaaattttatatattatggATCTATggaaatatcatttttttaaattaaatcttattttatactatttataaatccaAAAAAACGACGAACCccatgattttattttcttttcatCTATTAGAATTCCTATGTACTGAcatactttttattattcgaAAAGATGAAAATTCTGAAATTTACATTGGTACagataaagaaattaatgTCGAGCAACCATCATctcaatatatttttgaaataactGAATCAAATAAGTTTGATTTAGAGAAATCaggaagaagaaaaaaattaattcaaCCCCCTAAATCTCGCAATTTTTTACCACTGAGGTATAAGGATAGACAAgcatttaataaaaaagtgaTAAGGATTGATTATGAAACCGATGAAGAACTTTATCTTGCTTTCAAACTTGTGGATGCTAAAGTTGTATTAAAAACTATATTTCCATACGATTTAAAAgaacaattttatataacagCAAAGAAAATATCACCCGGAAATAC
Proteins encoded in this window:
- a CDS encoding putative SP-containing protein; this encodes MILFSFHLLEFLCTDILFIIRKDENSEIYIGTDKEINVEQPSSQYIFEITESNKFDLEKSGRRKKLIQPPKSRNFLPLRYKDRQAFNKKVIRIDYETDEELYLAFKLVDAKVVLKTIFPYDLKEQFYITAKKISPGNTLEYCLSSRGLKLNPNKDIYELRLCITNKVDRQFIINLPQVYKKYLAIQSYIMRRNEEIYEQEIIAFQMEYFSM